In one Musa acuminata AAA Group cultivar baxijiao chromosome BXJ2-5, Cavendish_Baxijiao_AAA, whole genome shotgun sequence genomic region, the following are encoded:
- the LOC135611582 gene encoding anthocyanin regulatory Lc protein-like: MAADPAIHEELLARHIRKQLAAIVTKMQWSYAFFWSASTTQPGALEWYGGFYNGQIKTRKMIQPIELEADQMSLQRSEQLRELYESLSSGDSNQQMRRACDALSPEDLTDAEWYYLICMSFAFNIGQGLPGKAFADNQHIWLNGSQFANCKMFSRSLLAKSASIQTVVCIPIMDGVLELGTTDLILEDPAIIEKITSSLWELPNPICSEQSISGRRMAENDEDHLCPNLDNNIDDCIDLEDQNLIVDPQTQLGNGPTHIPFHLYAPIVQTEPVRCMIEELHTSTREELIVGSSDGSLNDGCPTQKVEDAFGVDGLNDISQTQSRQFIDDEFSNVLHGYLDSDGHEPMSFVHVQRVVSGTVGERKNNQIVDGVQQRSLSRIVPLDLDGDDSQSAEAVAVILQNSKHVKPVSSYPKISHKSSFAIWRIDMNPPKPFTSMSQKLLKKLLVDITWLHDGRLQRHQENGMQEKTCKPEGESDVRHVLSERRRREKLKEKFLVLRSLIPSISKVDKASVLGNTIDYLKDLKRRLLELESCQDSAELEIAESRKHPDVAKRSSDNYRNKEIVNGENSLAKKRKVSDVDRSNAEHLWISTKDRPIEVNVTLKDKEVLVEMHCPWRESLVFEIVESISNLHLDLLSVQSSTVDGMLSLAIKSKVWMHPTASLVDCFLLCFLVTDLLLVSTTV; this comes from the exons TGCCTTAGAATGGTACGGTGGATTTTATAATGGTCAAATAAAAACAAGGAAGATGATTCAACCAATAGAACTTGAAGCTGACCAAATGAGCCTTCAGAGGAGCGAGCAACTGAGGGAATTGTATGAATCACTTTCATCGGGTGATAGCAATCAGCAGATGAGAAGGGCTTGTGATGCATTGTCTCCGGAGGATTTGACTGATGCAGAATGGTACTACTTGATTTGCATGTCCTTCGCATTCAATATAGGACAAGG ATTGCCAGGTAAAGCATTTGCAGACAATCAACACATCTGGTTGAACGGTTCTCAATTTGCAAATTGCAAGATGTTTTCACGCTCTCTTTTAGCAAAG AGTGCATCTATTCAG ACAGTGGTGTGCATCCCTATCATGGATGGTGTACTAGAGCTTGGAACAACTGATCTA ATTTTGGAGGATCCTGCCATCATAGAGAAGATCACAAGTTCTCTCTGGGAGCTACCAAATCCGATTTGCTCTGAGCAATCTATATCCGGTCGTCGAATGGCTGAGAACGACGAAGATCATTTATGCCCTAATCTTGATAATAACATAGATGACTGTATCGACTTGGAGGACCAGAATCTGATCGTCGATCCTCAAACCCAATTGGGCAATGGTCCAACACACATTCCATTTCATTTGTATGCCCCTATCGTACAAACAGAACCAGTCCGATGCATGATCGAGGAGCTACATACAAGCACACGTGAAGAACTAATTGTAGGTTCTTCAGATGGCAGTTTAAATGATGGCTGCCCCACGCAAAAGGTAGAAGATGCATTTGGAGTTGATGGGCTAAATGACATATCTCAGACTCAGAGTAGGCAGTTTATAGATGATGAGTTCAGCAATGTCCTACATGGCTATTTGGATTCTGATGGGCATGAACCGATGTCTTTTGTTCATGTTCAGAGAGTTGTCTCTGGCACTGTGGGAGAAAGAAAAAACAACCAGATTGTTGACGGTGTTCAACAGAGAAGCCTTAGCAGGATAGTTCCACTGGATCTTGATGGTGATGATTCACAGTCTGCAGAGGCAGTTGCTGTCATTTTACAGAATTCAAAACATGTAAAACCAGTTTCAAGCTACCCGAAGATTTCTCATAAATCCAGTTTTGCAATCTGGAGAATTGATATGAACCCACCAAAACCATTCACTAGCATGTCTCAGAAGCTGTTAAAGAAACTTCTAGTGGATATAACATGGTTGCATGACGGACGCCTGCAGAGGCATCAAGAAAATGGGATGCAGGAAAAAACTTGCAAGCCAGAGGGAGAGTCCGATGTACGTCATGTCTTAtcagagaggaggagaagagagaagttGAAGGAGAAATTTCTTGTTTTGAGATCACTTATTCCGTCTATCAGCAAG gTCGACAAGGCATCCGTCCTTGGTAACACCATAGATTATCTGAAAGATCTTAAGAGAAGACTGCTGGAGTTGGAATCCTGCCAGGATTCAGCGGAGCTTGAGATTGCGGAGAGCAGGAAGCATCCTGATGTAGCAAAGCGATCATCTGACAATTACAGGAACAAAGAGATCGTGAATGGCGAGAATTCTTTAGCAAAGAAGCGGAAAGTATCTGACGTCGATAGATCAAATGCCGAGCACCTCTGGATCTCGACCAAGGATAGACCAATCGAGGTAAACGTCACCTTGAAGGACAAAGAGGTTTTGGTAGAGATGCACTGTCCATGGAGGGAAAGCTTGGTTTTCGAGATAGTGGAATCTATAAGCAACCTCCATTTGGATCTGCTCTCGGTGCAATCTTCCACTGTCGATGGCATGCTTTCCCTGGCAATAAAATCCAAGGTTTGGATGCATCCAACAGCCTCACTGGTGGATTGCTTCCTGCTGTGTTTTCTAGTTACTGATTTGCTTTTGGTCTCCACTACAGTTTAG